CCTCTGCCCAATCCACCCTGATCAAGGGTGTGATTACCGACGCCAAAACCGGCGAAACACTGCCCTTCGTCAGTGTCGTCGTGCCGGGAACCACCATCGGAACCGCGACCGATACCGAGGGACAATATAGCCTCAGCGTGCCTGCTGGTCAGAACCGCATCAAGTTCTCCTACGTGGGCTACCTGAGTCAGGAAAAAACCATCAAGCCGGGGCAAACCCAGGTCATCAACATCAAGCTGGTCGTCGATGCGACGCTGTTGAAGGAAGTGACCGTCAAGGCCAAAAGCCACTACCGCAACCGCGACAACCCGGCCGTGCAGCTCATCCGGCAAGTCATCGACCACAAGGAGCAGAACCAGATGGGCCACAATGCCTACGTCGAGTACCAGCAGTACGAGAAAATATCACTGGCCCTGAGTAACTTATCCGATCGATTTAAAAACCGACGCATCTTCCGCAATTACCAGTTTCTGTTTACCCAGGCTGATTCGACCGACGGCAAAAACCGGCTTCCGGCATTTCTGGAAGAGAAGGTATCGCAGGTTTACTACCGCAAAAGTCCCGAGGTAAAGAAGCAGCAGGTGAAAGCCCAGCGCCGGGCCGAGTTCGACCCCCGGTTTGTTGACAATAAAGGACTTAGCAAGTATTTTAACCGGCTTTACGAGAACATCAACATCTACGACAACAACATCTCGATTGCCACCAATCAGCTTTTGAGCCCCATTGCCAACAACGCTCCGACGTTTTACAAATTCTTTATCCGCGACACGGTGAAAACCCAGCAGCCCTGGCTGATTGAGCTGGGCTTCGTGCCCCGCAACAAAACCGATCTGCTGTTTGAGGGCCAGTTGTTTGTTACCCTGGATGGCAACTACGCGGTGCAGAACGCTTTTCTGACGGTTAACAAAGACATCAACCTGAATTATTTACAGGACCTGGAAGCCCGGCTGGAGTTTGAGAAAAGTCCCGACGGACGCTATCACCCCACCCAGACGACGCTGGCCATGGAGTTCTCCCTGGGACCCAACACGCCGGGCGTTTTTGGGCAGCGGGTGGTGCACTTTTCCGACTACCAAATCAATCAGAGCAGGCCGGATAGCGTATATGATGGTCCGTTAGAAGAAGTGGCCTACAATCCGGCCCTCAAGCCCAACGAAGCGGAGTGGAGCCAGCTACGGCCTATCCCCTTGGATAAAGCGGAAACCAAGATTTATCGCAACGTCGACACGCTGCAAACCATCCCGGCGTTCCGGCGAACAATGAGCTATGCCACCCTGTTGATTGCCGGTTTTAAGAACGTGGGACCCTTTGAAATCGGGCCGGTCAATACCTTTTACAGCTTCAACCCGGTCGAAGGATTTCGGCTGCGTTTCGGGGGGCGCACCACGACGGCACTCAGCAAACGCATGTTCGCCGAGACCTACGCGGCCTACGGCTTTAAAGATCAGAAGTGGAAGTATTTTCTGAGCGGCACTTACTCGATCAACAACCAGTCGGTTTACGCCTTTCCGCTGCACTACGTCCGGGCCAGCTTCCAGCGGGACACCAAAATTCCGGGGCAGGATCTGCAATTTGTGCAGGAAGACAATTTCCTGCTGTCGTTCAAGCGCGGGGAAAACAACCGCTGGCTCTACAACGATACCTACCGGGTGGAGTACATTCGGGAGTTTGAAAACCATTTTTCCTACAAACTCGGCTTTAACCAGCTAACGCAGCGGCCGGCCGGTATTCTGGAGTATACCAAATCGGTGCCGGAAGGGAACCTGAACACGAGCGAGGTGCTGCACAACACCGAACTGAATCTGGAGTTGCGGTATGCGCCGGGCGAGCAATTCTACCAGGGCAAGATTTACCGGGTGCCGATTGTGAACAAATACCCGATTTTTACGCTGCGCTACGGGGCGGGCCTGAAAGTGCTGGGGGGCCAATACCAGTACCACAACCTGTCGGCCAACGTAGAGAAACGGTTCTACCTGTCGCAGTTCGGATACCTGGATGCCACGGCCGAAGGTGGTTACATTTTGGGCAAAAACATCCCGTTTCCGCTCCTGACCATTCACCGGGCCAACCAGACTTACGCGTATCAGCTCAACTCGTACAACCTGATGAACTTCCTGGAGTTTGTCAGCGACCACTACGCCAGCGTGAACCTGCAATATTACCTGAACGGGTTTCTGTTCAACAAAGTACCGCTTTTGAAACACTTAAAGCTGCGGGAGGTTGTCAGCTTTAAGGCGCTGACGGGGGGACTGCGCGCGGAGAACGATCCGGCAAAAGTGTCCGATGTGTACCGCTTTCCGATCGATGAGCAGGGGCGCTCGATCAGCTACACGCTGAACAAAACGCCGTACATCGAAGGCAGCGTGGGCATTGCCAACATTTTCAAGCTGCTGCGGGTGGATCTGGTCAAGCGGTTTACGTACCTGAATCACCCCGGCGTCTCGGAGTGGGGCATCCGGGGGCGGTTCAAGTTTGATTTTTAACGGTCTGCCCGTGTCGGGCCGTAGACACCAACGAGAGAGAAACTATGAATTACGCGATAATTGCCGCCGGGGAGGGGTCGCGTTTAGCCCAGGAGGGCTTTACGCTACCCAAACCGATGGTCAGCCTGCACGGCGAGCGATTGATTGACCGGCTGATTGGCATTTTTAGCCAAAACCATCCGGACTCCATTCGGGTCATTATCAACGAACAGTCGGCCCCGCTGGAAGCCCATCTGTCGGTTCTCCGGGAGAAGGTTCCCGTCGAAATCGTCCGAAAATCCACCCCGAGTTCCCTCCACAGTTTTTACGAACTGTTGAAAACCGCTCCGGACGTGGAGGCATTGTGTCTGGCCACCACCGACACGGTATTCAAAGAAGAAGAATTCCGGGCCTTCATCGACGAATTTGAACGCCAGCCGCAGCTCGACGGGCTGATGGCCGTTACCACATTTGTCGATGATGAAAGCCCGCTGTTTATTTCCGCCGGACCCGACCGGATCATCACGGCATTTACCGACCAGAAGACGGACCAAACCGCTTTTGTGTCCGGCGGTATTTACTGCCTGCGCCGAAAGGCCCTGGATGCGGTGGCCGAGGTGATTGCCAGCGGCACCAGCCGGATGCGGAACTACCAGCGGTACTTGCTCGAAAGCCGCTTAACGATCAAAGCTTTTCCGTTTTCCAAGATTGTGGACGTCGATCACGTGCAGGACATCCGGACGGCGGAGCTTTTCTTAAGCGGAGTTAATTGATTCATCACCGAATTTTATCTGACACCTTGAAATTACTTGGAGTACACAGAAACCAGAAGTTTTCACCGAATCACATTGGAAATGATGATGCCATTTTTTCATTGACCGCTCAGGCCCTCGAAAAACAGGGCAACCAGATTCGCATTTGCAGTGAAGACGAATTTTTAAAGCTGGAAACGGTTTCGGAACCGTACATTTTCACGATGGCCCGGCAAAAGGCGGTGGTGCAGAAATTGCAGGCCGTTGAATCGGACGGAACCGTGGTGGTCAATTCGGGTTTTGGCATCGAAAACTGTTTCCGGATCAACATGCACAGGGCCCTGGAAGAGAACGGCATACCGGTACCGCGTAGCCTGGTTATCCCCACCTCCTCGGCAGACGGCGACCCGCTGGAGCGGTGGACTGAGCAGGGGTTCTGGATCAAGCGGGGTGATTTTCACGCCATCCACCGCGAAGACGTGACGTTTGTTCGGAGCCGTCAGGAAGGGCGCGAAATGCTGCGGGAATACGCCCGGCGCGACATTGCGGAAGTCCTGATTTCGGAGCACCTGGCCGGGGATCTGGTTAAGTTTTACGGCGTTCGCGGAACCGATTTTTTCTTCTGGTTTTACCCCTACGAACATAATCACCACAAGTATGTTGAATACGAAGCTATAAACGGCAAATCGCACCACCACGCATTCGACGAAACGGAACTGCAACGGGTAGCGACGGCTTCGGCAAAGGCGGTGGGCGTCGACATTTACGGCGGTGACGCCATCGTGACCAAAGACGGTTCTTTTTACATCATCGACCTGAACGACTGGCCCAGTTTTGCCCCCTGCCGCCAGGAAGCCGCCGACGCGATTGCCGCCCTATTGTATCAGAAATTTACCCAACCCGTGTTATGAGTACGTTGAGCAAGAATCCCGCGGGACCGGACACCGTGGAGCCCGCGAACACCGCGTTCCAGAACTCCCTGAAGTCGTCCGATACCGAGGAACAAATTGATATCTGGTTTTACCGCCCCATTGGCTACCAGATTGCCCGGTTTTGCGCCTGGGTGGACATCACGCCAAACGCGGTAACCATCGTCAGCATCTTTTTCGGGGTGGCCGCTGGTATCTTATTCTATTACCAGTCGCTAACCATCAACGTCATCGGGATGCTGTCGCTGGTGTTTGCCAATATGCTTGACAGTACCGACGGGCAGCTCGCCCGGATGACCAACAACAAAAGTCGGCTGGGCCGGATTCTGGACGGGGTTGCCGGTGATTTCTGGTTTATTTCCATCCACGTGGCCATCTGTCTGCGGAGCATGAACGAAGGCTGGTCGGCGCTGATCTGGGTGCCGGGGGTGCTGGCCGGACTATCGCACATCGTGCAGTCGGCGATGGCGGATTATTACCGGAACGTTCACCTGTTTTTTATCAAAGGCACCTCGGGCAGCGAACTCGACAACAGCCGCGATTTGCAGAAGGAATACGACCAGCTTTCGTGGAGCAGAAATTTCGGAATGAAGCTGGTGGCCCGCAACTACCTTAATTATACCAAATTACAGGAACGGTTTTCGCCCAACTTGCAGAAGCTGCTGGCCGTCATCCGGCAGAAATTCCCGAACGGGTTGCCGCCGAAGCTAGTGGCCGATTTCCGGGCGCAGAACAAGCCGCTGATGAAATACACCAACATCGTCCAGTTCAACACGCGGGTGTTGTTTTTGTTTCTCTGGCTGTTCATCGACCAGGCCTGGATTTATTTTCTCTTCGATATTTTCGTGCTGAACCCCATTCTGATTTATATGTGCGTGAAGCAGGAGGGCGTCAGCCGCCATTTTTACCAGCAGATTCAAACGTCTCCCGAGAATGAGTACAAAACTCTATAAGGCCTTATTTTTTGCCATCGGGGTCGTGACGCTGGTTTACATGATGTACGTCATGGGATTTGCGGCCATCTGGCAGAGCATCACCCAAACCGGCGTCTGGTTTTTGCCGGTAGTGGGCAGCTGGCTCGTCATTTACGTGCTGAACGCGCTGGCGTTCTACGCCGTTATTCAGGAGCCGCAGGTGCCCGAAACGCACAGGCCGTTCGGCCAGGTGCTGCGCATTACCATTGCCGGTTACGCCATCAATTACATCACGCCGTTTGTCGCGCTGGGCGGGGAGCCGTACCGGATTATGGAGTTGAAACCCGCGCTGGGCGTTCGGAAAGCCAGTTCGTCGGTAATTCTGTACAGCCTGATGCACATGTTTTCGCACATCATTTTCTGGCTGGTTTCCATTGTGCTGATCGTGGCGTTTCTGCCGCTGACCGACCTGATGCTCTGGGGCTGCGGAATCTTGCTAGTGGTCGGTCTGGCGCTAGGTTACTGGTTTATCCGGGTTTATAAAAAAGGATTTACGGTTAGTACAGTTCGGTTACTGGAAAAACTGCCGCTGGTCGGCAGGAAGGCGCGGGCGTTGAGCCAGGAGAAAGCCGAAACGCTGCTGGAAATCGACCACCAGATTCGGATTCTGTACGCCGACCGCAAACCGCGCTTTTACGCGTCGCTGCTGCTCGAATTTGTGGGCCGGGTGGTGGGCTGTCTGGAGATTTATTTCGTTGCCCGGGCGCTGAACCTGAACATGTCGGTGGTCGAATCGCTGATTGTCAGTTCCGGATCGTCGCTGTTTGCCAACCTGATTTTCTTTTTCCCCATGCAGCTCGGTACGCGCGAAGGCGGTCTGGCGCTGGCCCTGCGGTGGATCGGCTTTCCGGCAGCCAGTGGCGTTTTCATCGGCGTGGTCATGCGCATCCGGGAGTTTGTCTGGATCCTGATTGGGCTGGCCTTGCTGCGGGTGGCGCGTTCCAAACCCGTACCCCAGCCCGCCGAGCTGATTACCAACGAATAACCCACTGAGAATCATGATAAAAGGATTGTTGTTTGATTACGGCGGCACCATCGACACCAACGGCCTGCATTGGGGCGGGGTGCTGTGGGCGCGGTATCAGAAATACGGTGTACCGGTCGATCAGGCCACGTTCAACAAAGCCTACGCATTTGGCGAACGGGCGCTGGCCATCCATCCGATCGTTAAACCGAATCATACGTTTTACGAGGTGCTGGCGCTGAAAACCGAACAGCAATTCAAGTTTCTGGCCGAAGCCGGTTTTGAACTCGATCAAAGCGCCATTCAAGCCATTGCGGGTGACTGCAACGAATTTGCCCGGCAAACCGTCGCGGAAGCGACCCCTATTTTACGGACCCTGGCCGAACAGTATCCGCTGGTGATGGTTTCTAATTTTTACGGGAATCTGAACACGGTTCTGGAAGAATTTGGCATTCGTTCGTGTTTCAAAACCGTCATTGAGTCCGCCGTCGTGGGCGTTCGCAAACCCGATCCGGCCATTTACCAGCTGGGACTGGATTACCTGCAACTCCCCGCCCAGAACACGGTGGTGATTGGTGATTCCTATACGAAAGACATTCGGCCGGCCAGTCAACTGGGTTGCCGCACCCTCTGGCTCAACGTAGCCGGTTGGGAAGATACCCCACAGTCGGGCGAAACCGCTTCGGAAGCGGACGCCGAGATGACCGATTTTGCCCAACTGCCCGAGCAACTGTCCCGGTTAACGGCAAAGGCGGCTCAGATAATTTCTGATTACCAGTAAGTTATTGCATTGTGCGACACTAACCTTAAAGATCATGTACGATATCTGCACGATTGGACACATTACCCTCGATAAAGTGGTTACCGGCCAATCGGTCAACTACATGCCGGGCGGAACCTCCTTCTATTTTTCCAAAGCGCTTCGGCAATTTGAGGTGAATTACAAGCTGGTAACGGCCCTGGCCGAAAAAGAACGCCATATTGTTGATACCATTCGCCAGGACGGCATTGACGTTAGTGCCTTACCCAGCGAACACACGGTGTTTTTTGAAAACATCTACAGCCTCGATCAGGATTACCGCGAACAGAATGTTCACCACCAGGCGGCTTCGTTTGAGGTGGAGGGTATGCCCGCCATCGACGCCCAAATTTACCACCTGGGGCCGCTGCTCTCGGACGACATTTCGGTGAAACTGCTGAAGGCGTTGGCGCAGAAAGGATTGGTTTCGCTGGATATTCAGGGGTACCTGCGGTACGTGAGCAACAAAAAAGTCTTGTACCGCGACTGGATCGACAAACACGAAGCCCTGCCGCACGTATCGATCCTGAAGGCCAACGAGCACGAAATGGAAGTGATTACCGGCAAGGAAGACCCCCACGAAGGGGCGAAATACCTGGCCGATCTGGGCGTCCGGGAGGTGATCATCACGCTGGGCAGCAAAGGATCGATTGTTTATACAGAGGGTCAGTTTCACACCATTCCGGCGTTTGAACCGTCGGCGGTGGTGGATGCAACGGGCTGCGGAGATACCTACATGGCGGGGTATCTGTTCAAAAAGGTGAAAGGAGCTACGGTGCAGGAATCCGGCGAGTTTGGGGCCGCGATGGCGACGCTCAAGATTGAATCGTCCGGGCCATTTTCCGGAACGGCCGGGACCGTGGAGGACGTGTTGAAAAACCGCCGGACTGGCAAACTCAAAAACAAAAAGACGTCAACGGTGTCTACCTTCTAATCGAAGAACACACTAGAATCAACAAACGATGAAAAGCGCGGGTATTCTCTTTCTGGCACTGACTTTCTGGCTGACAATGTTTCATAGCTCTGCGGTTAGGGCTCAGAAAGACGATCCCCGTCCCCGTACACCGTTGATGAGCCCGGATGCGTTTCCCGTTCCGAAGAAAACAGCTGGTTTCATGTTTTATATTCAGCGGGATCCGAACACCAACACCATTTGCTACGAAGTGAATCTGGATAAAGAAGGGAAACCTGAAAAAAATAACCCGATTCACGGGTACTGGATTCGGTATCCCGAAGGAGGTCAGCGGAAAGATCTGAACTTTATTCAGCGAAAATTTGCCTACGGTATTAATTCCAAGTCAATTGGAAACGATGCGTACGAATTACGGTCGGTCGCGTACAACAAGATACCCTTGTATCTACGGAAAGATCCCGATAATCAATATCATGTTTACGTTGATATTGATAAAAAAGAATGCATTTTAAATCGTATTTTTATTCGCATTGACGGTGGAACCTTCTGGCACCCCAACGTACTTTATATTGAGTTGAAGGGTGTCAATCCGGCTACGGGTAAAACCGTCATCCAACGGATTAAACCTTCCTGACATGGCTAAAAATTATGTCTCCAATTCCCAGGAATCGACCCGAATGTTTAATAATGATCTCCTGGAAATGTTTTCTAAAGTTTATTTCTGGGTCCCGCTACTCATTTACATTCCCCTGATTCTCTTTTTAACGTACCAGGGCTTATGGGTTGCCGGGCTTCCCATCTGGCTGTTTATGGGGCTCTTTGCGGCTGGTCTTTTTGTCTGGACCCTGACCGAATACGTGCTGCACCGGTATATTTTTCACTATGAACCCCAGAACGAAATCGGCAAGCGGCTGCATTTTATTTTTCACGGTGTACACCACGATTACCCAAACGATGCCAAACGGTTGGTGATGCCACCATCGGCCAGTATTCCGCTGGCGGCCCTGTTTTATTTCCTGTTCGAATGGCTGCTCCCCGCTACGTATAACTACGGTTTTTTTACGGGCTTTATCAGTGGTTATCTGGTGTATGACATGACGCATTACGCCATCCACCACTACAACTTCAAAAGTTCGTTTATGAAGAACATAAAAAAGCACCACATGCTGCATCATTACTCCGACCCGGAACACGGGTATGGCGTTAGTTCGGACCTCTGGGACCGTGTTTTTCAATCCGGTTTTAAAAAATAAACCGCTTTCCGTTTTACAGGCATCCGGTGATGGAATACACTTATTTAGGCGATCGAATGACCGATCCCCAATTGAAAGGGAAAGGCTGCAACGCCGTCCGGCGTGCCGATGGGAAATGCATTCGGGGCAAAACCGGGAGTATGCTGGTCCGGTTTGAGAATGGCACTCAACACGTTGTGATTGGGCGCCTGTTGAGGAAAACCAGTAACCCGGTTAAATAATCTGTTTCCTTTCCTGCTAGACCGGTTAAGCCCACGCTTTCAGGCGTGGGCTTAATCATTTTTAGTCCAGTCCGGAGGGGCAAGTGAGCTTTACAATTGAAATAATAAAAATAAATAAAAAAAATATACCATTTTGTTTTTTGTTTAATCGATTAAACATACATTTGGCGCAGCCGCTTT
This Larkinella insperata DNA region includes the following protein-coding sequences:
- a CDS encoding NTP transferase domain-containing protein, translating into MNYAIIAAGEGSRLAQEGFTLPKPMVSLHGERLIDRLIGIFSQNHPDSIRVIINEQSAPLEAHLSVLREKVPVEIVRKSTPSSLHSFYELLKTAPDVEALCLATTDTVFKEEEFRAFIDEFERQPQLDGLMAVTTFVDDESPLFISAGPDRIITAFTDQKTDQTAFVSGGIYCLRRKALDAVAEVIASGTSRMRNYQRYLLESRLTIKAFPFSKIVDVDHVQDIRTAELFLSGVN
- a CDS encoding PfkB family carbohydrate kinase, with product MYDICTIGHITLDKVVTGQSVNYMPGGTSFYFSKALRQFEVNYKLVTALAEKERHIVDTIRQDGIDVSALPSEHTVFFENIYSLDQDYREQNVHHQAASFEVEGMPAIDAQIYHLGPLLSDDISVKLLKALAQKGLVSLDIQGYLRYVSNKKVLYRDWIDKHEALPHVSILKANEHEMEVITGKEDPHEGAKYLADLGVREVIITLGSKGSIVYTEGQFHTIPAFEPSAVVDATGCGDTYMAGYLFKKVKGATVQESGEFGAAMATLKIESSGPFSGTAGTVEDVLKNRRTGKLKNKKTSTVSTF
- a CDS encoding CDP-alcohol phosphatidyltransferase family protein, which translates into the protein MSTLSKNPAGPDTVEPANTAFQNSLKSSDTEEQIDIWFYRPIGYQIARFCAWVDITPNAVTIVSIFFGVAAGILFYYQSLTINVIGMLSLVFANMLDSTDGQLARMTNNKSRLGRILDGVAGDFWFISIHVAICLRSMNEGWSALIWVPGVLAGLSHIVQSAMADYYRNVHLFFIKGTSGSELDNSRDLQKEYDQLSWSRNFGMKLVARNYLNYTKLQERFSPNLQKLLAVIRQKFPNGLPPKLVADFRAQNKPLMKYTNIVQFNTRVLFLFLWLFIDQAWIYFLFDIFVLNPILIYMCVKQEGVSRHFYQQIQTSPENEYKTL
- a CDS encoding sterol desaturase family protein, whose product is MAKNYVSNSQESTRMFNNDLLEMFSKVYFWVPLLIYIPLILFLTYQGLWVAGLPIWLFMGLFAAGLFVWTLTEYVLHRYIFHYEPQNEIGKRLHFIFHGVHHDYPNDAKRLVMPPSASIPLAALFYFLFEWLLPATYNYGFFTGFISGYLVYDMTHYAIHHYNFKSSFMKNIKKHHMLHHYSDPEHGYGVSSDLWDRVFQSGFKK
- a CDS encoding lysylphosphatidylglycerol synthase transmembrane domain-containing protein, translated to MSTKLYKALFFAIGVVTLVYMMYVMGFAAIWQSITQTGVWFLPVVGSWLVIYVLNALAFYAVIQEPQVPETHRPFGQVLRITIAGYAINYITPFVALGGEPYRIMELKPALGVRKASSSVILYSLMHMFSHIIFWLVSIVLIVAFLPLTDLMLWGCGILLVVGLALGYWFIRVYKKGFTVSTVRLLEKLPLVGRKARALSQEKAETLLEIDHQIRILYADRKPRFYASLLLEFVGRVVGCLEIYFVARALNLNMSVVESLIVSSGSSLFANLIFFFPMQLGTREGGLALALRWIGFPAASGVFIGVVMRIREFVWILIGLALLRVARSKPVPQPAELITNE
- a CDS encoding DUF4833 domain-containing protein, with protein sequence MFYIQRDPNTNTICYEVNLDKEGKPEKNNPIHGYWIRYPEGGQRKDLNFIQRKFAYGINSKSIGNDAYELRSVAYNKIPLYLRKDPDNQYHVYVDIDKKECILNRIFIRIDGGTFWHPNVLYIELKGVNPATGKTVIQRIKPS
- a CDS encoding HAD family hydrolase; translation: MIKGLLFDYGGTIDTNGLHWGGVLWARYQKYGVPVDQATFNKAYAFGERALAIHPIVKPNHTFYEVLALKTEQQFKFLAEAGFELDQSAIQAIAGDCNEFARQTVAEATPILRTLAEQYPLVMVSNFYGNLNTVLEEFGIRSCFKTVIESAVVGVRKPDPAIYQLGLDYLQLPAQNTVVIGDSYTKDIRPASQLGCRTLWLNVAGWEDTPQSGETASEADAEMTDFAQLPEQLSRLTAKAAQIISDYQ
- a CDS encoding DUF5686 and carboxypeptidase-like regulatory domain-containing protein, producing the protein MLRSILKNGAFILGILLLISRIASAQSTLIKGVITDAKTGETLPFVSVVVPGTTIGTATDTEGQYSLSVPAGQNRIKFSYVGYLSQEKTIKPGQTQVINIKLVVDATLLKEVTVKAKSHYRNRDNPAVQLIRQVIDHKEQNQMGHNAYVEYQQYEKISLALSNLSDRFKNRRIFRNYQFLFTQADSTDGKNRLPAFLEEKVSQVYYRKSPEVKKQQVKAQRRAEFDPRFVDNKGLSKYFNRLYENINIYDNNISIATNQLLSPIANNAPTFYKFFIRDTVKTQQPWLIELGFVPRNKTDLLFEGQLFVTLDGNYAVQNAFLTVNKDINLNYLQDLEARLEFEKSPDGRYHPTQTTLAMEFSLGPNTPGVFGQRVVHFSDYQINQSRPDSVYDGPLEEVAYNPALKPNEAEWSQLRPIPLDKAETKIYRNVDTLQTIPAFRRTMSYATLLIAGFKNVGPFEIGPVNTFYSFNPVEGFRLRFGGRTTTALSKRMFAETYAAYGFKDQKWKYFLSGTYSINNQSVYAFPLHYVRASFQRDTKIPGQDLQFVQEDNFLLSFKRGENNRWLYNDTYRVEYIREFENHFSYKLGFNQLTQRPAGILEYTKSVPEGNLNTSEVLHNTELNLELRYAPGEQFYQGKIYRVPIVNKYPIFTLRYGAGLKVLGGQYQYHNLSANVEKRFYLSQFGYLDATAEGGYILGKNIPFPLLTIHRANQTYAYQLNSYNLMNFLEFVSDHYASVNLQYYLNGFLFNKVPLLKHLKLREVVSFKALTGGLRAENDPAKVSDVYRFPIDEQGRSISYTLNKTPYIEGSVGIANIFKLLRVDLVKRFTYLNHPGVSEWGIRGRFKFDF